Proteins from a single region of Gordonia hongkongensis:
- a CDS encoding Nramp family divalent metal transporter produces MSRPSSSSSSGTRESTAPDAATDVTESAELSITGPPKARAWWRTLALAGPAFVAGAWQFGPGNLASAVQAGSDYGYALIWVIVVSTAFMLVYADMSVRLGIRTPISMISSVKDVLGHRVGLAAGFGVFIITLCFSVGNAVGSGLGLSMVFGGSPVVWTALCTGFVGLILLFRNVYRTVEKILLVIVALLGITFVVSAIISRPDWFQAAEGLIPTIPPGAQLVVIAMVGTNFSLNAAFFTSYGTHERRRTRAQYRDTTIVDTIPGIIAPGIMTSLVIVVAAAVLGQQGAEATTLAGLAKVFEPVAGELGSTIFALGLSGAAFSAMVANATTGGTMLSDALGRGPSPSTRIARCTSATILLWGLVITILFTKSPVQLIIFAQALTVLVAPFLGYLLLTMSNNRNLMGDLKNTWWKNVLGVVGFLAILSLSATMIVELVQQLQN; encoded by the coding sequence ATGAGTCGACCCTCCTCCTCATCGTCCAGCGGGACGCGCGAGTCCACTGCGCCTGACGCCGCGACCGATGTCACCGAATCCGCCGAGTTGTCCATCACCGGCCCCCCTAAGGCCCGCGCCTGGTGGCGTACCCTCGCCCTCGCCGGCCCTGCCTTCGTCGCCGGAGCCTGGCAGTTCGGACCCGGTAACCTTGCCAGCGCAGTCCAAGCCGGCAGCGACTACGGATACGCCCTTATCTGGGTCATCGTCGTCTCGACCGCATTCATGCTGGTCTACGCCGACATGAGCGTGCGCCTGGGCATCCGCACCCCGATCTCGATGATCAGCTCGGTCAAGGACGTCCTAGGCCATCGCGTCGGCCTGGCCGCAGGATTCGGCGTCTTCATCATCACTCTGTGCTTCTCGGTCGGAAACGCTGTCGGATCCGGCCTTGGCCTGTCCATGGTGTTCGGTGGCTCCCCCGTTGTCTGGACCGCATTGTGCACTGGATTCGTCGGATTGATCCTGTTGTTCCGCAACGTGTATCGCACCGTCGAGAAGATCCTGTTGGTGATCGTGGCGCTGCTGGGTATCACCTTTGTCGTCAGCGCGATCATCTCCCGCCCGGACTGGTTTCAAGCGGCGGAGGGGCTGATCCCCACGATTCCGCCCGGCGCGCAGCTCGTAGTCATCGCCATGGTCGGCACGAACTTCTCACTCAACGCCGCGTTCTTCACCTCTTACGGCACCCACGAACGCCGCCGCACCCGAGCGCAGTACCGCGACACCACCATCGTCGACACCATCCCAGGCATCATCGCGCCCGGCATCATGACCTCGCTGGTCATTGTCGTCGCCGCTGCCGTTCTCGGCCAACAGGGTGCTGAAGCCACTACCCTGGCCGGCCTCGCGAAAGTGTTCGAACCTGTTGCCGGAGAGCTTGGTTCCACTATCTTCGCCCTCGGGCTCTCCGGCGCTGCGTTCTCAGCCATGGTCGCAAACGCCACCACCGGCGGCACCATGCTCTCCGACGCGCTCGGTCGCGGTCCCTCACCCAGCACCCGCATCGCCCGATGCACCAGCGCCACGATCCTGCTCTGGGGACTGGTCATCACCATCCTGTTCACCAAATCCCCAGTCCAACTGATCATCTTCGCCCAAGCCCTCACCGTGCTCGTCGCACCGTTTCTGGGCTACCTGCTGCTCACCATGAGTAACAACCGAAACCTCATGGGCGACCTGAAGAACACCTGGTGGAAAAACGTCCTCGGCGTAGTCGGGTTCCTCGCGATCCTGTCGCTGTCGGCAACCATGATCGTCGAACTGGTCCAACAGCTCCAGAACTAA